One segment of Saprospiraceae bacterium DNA contains the following:
- a CDS encoding T9SS type A sorting domain-containing protein: protein MKHFFTLLLLSTIVAGKMGAQSFIPPVCQSGQPISSPTCVSACVNCDMNSGFDDQLFAFPFPDIVVNFCVDAPGQGPLVLTNARWYAFIAGSSFVEFSFKTTGCSSGSNIDVGLFAYCPTSGPGNEALSCATPLDPNNPTLSFNGLSVGDVYLLVVDGDNGAVCKYSVIVSQGSANPPNLGPLGVISGPTEVCPKAKVKYSVPPVTFATTYTWTAPPGSKIDGGSNIVTKYVIPGTLFTANTVEVEFGPVGGNVCVSVSSPCKDPVTTCLPVTNTAIPITVLDSEVYCYEQLPIIWSEQPYTALLTPGTYTLTSTPYQSYLGCDSVVRQEIKVLPRKFRVLPVNYLCEPECFYVNGFEFCETGTYLEIVPSADGCDSTVQFSLVKIPVKAAAQVSDTLTCTKTEVLLTSNGSSQGNTVFYEWLNPSGQTISTQSTALATVPGAHTLIVTNFGGGKACKDSVMVMVAADTTLPQANAGPDMMLSCAQAQIQLQGAGSAGPQYSYLWVASNGGNIVSGGATLTPIVNATGLYILYVTDNENGCVSFDVTKVTAQTLPPTVSAQGGSQTCVQPSVTLQATTNAANPTFLWNGPGGFTSNQQNPTVNTPGNYTIIVTDGATGCSNSAVAIVVDDAQLPGASAIGDTLTCADTDVVISGSSPASNPTFSWSGPNGFASMLQNPTVGLPGNYILTVTGSNGCSSTATAVVSQNIAFPGATLSVTGNLNCNNANTNLVATSNPPASILNFTWTNPDGSTTNTGNNPALNVNQPGAYSVMVTNTINGCTSTATTTVIQNPNVTASAAGNNVLCNGAQNGSATVTPGGGNNTYTYLWNTGANTPTINNLGAGTYTVTVTDGENCTATATVTVTQPTLLLANASATPQTGNGTIDGTATAAPTGGTPTYSFNWNTGGTTATITNLLPGNYSVTVTDINGCTAVAVVTVNAFNCTIAATVQSQNVSCAGANDGSATITVTNGVAPFTYSWSNGGETSTIENLAPGSYSGTATDAANCPTEVLVLITEPAPLLANASSTNATGPGINDGTATAGSTGGTQPYSYLWTTGETTASIANLAPGTYGVTVSDANGCTATGSVEVIASECGLSSDFLAVNPSCNGLTNGQITVLITGGNGPFSYLWSSGGTAQTESNLGEGTYTVSVTDAEGCQITSSVALTQPPLLTIVTESITNTDCAGLPKGSATISAEGGTGTISIAWSNGQTGPTAINLVAGSFGATATDANGCTATTSVTVNAVDTESPVIVGGPVDVALGSTGTVTLTAQLLGVTATDNCAVSSITIAPTNFNCTQLGPQSITVTATDDAGNTSTAIVVVTIIDNSPPTTSCPPSIVRCFGNNVVQYGAPVATDNCLGNGGFWTLSAGLPSGATFPLGVTTNTYTYTDAGGNAGSCSFEVTILNQIVVNADVTDDFNNQSVGAINLTVTGGLPPYTYVWTKNGQPFPANTEDLTNLGAGEYVVVVTDAFGCTIQSQTFEVRNTVDAKEPNWASELLIRPNPTSGHVSIIFPDGVNDEVQLTVLDMTGRRVIQQFATAPTQLDLDLSSLPSGVYPILLRVKDEMLARRIVVSK, encoded by the coding sequence ATGAAACATTTTTTTACCCTGCTCCTGCTTTCCACCATTGTGGCAGGGAAGATGGGGGCGCAGTCCTTCATCCCTCCGGTCTGTCAATCAGGCCAGCCAATAAGCTCTCCAACCTGTGTCTCGGCGTGTGTCAACTGCGACATGAACAGCGGTTTTGACGACCAGCTTTTTGCCTTCCCATTTCCTGACATTGTGGTGAATTTTTGCGTTGATGCACCGGGGCAAGGCCCTCTTGTGCTCACGAACGCTCGTTGGTATGCCTTTATCGCGGGCTCGTCATTTGTTGAGTTTTCTTTTAAAACCACAGGTTGCTCAAGCGGCAGCAACATTGACGTAGGCCTTTTTGCTTATTGTCCCACGTCGGGGCCGGGGAATGAGGCGTTAAGTTGCGCCACCCCTCTCGACCCAAATAACCCCACTCTTTCATTCAATGGGTTGAGCGTCGGCGACGTGTATCTGTTGGTGGTGGACGGTGACAACGGTGCTGTTTGCAAATACAGCGTTATTGTCTCACAAGGCTCGGCCAATCCCCCCAATCTGGGGCCTTTGGGTGTAATAAGTGGGCCTACCGAAGTCTGCCCGAAAGCCAAAGTGAAATACAGTGTGCCACCCGTAACGTTTGCCACTACCTACACATGGACGGCGCCTCCGGGTTCAAAAATAGACGGTGGCTCCAACATTGTGACAAAGTATGTGATTCCTGGCACGTTGTTTACCGCCAACACGGTTGAGGTAGAGTTCGGGCCTGTGGGCGGCAATGTCTGCGTGTCGGTCTCGTCGCCATGCAAAGACCCCGTCACCACCTGCCTGCCAGTGACTAACACCGCGATTCCAATTACCGTCTTGGATAGCGAAGTGTACTGCTACGAACAGCTTCCCATTATTTGGTCCGAGCAGCCTTACACGGCGCTGCTCACACCCGGCACTTACACATTGACTTCCACGCCGTATCAATCGTATTTGGGCTGCGATAGCGTGGTGCGGCAGGAGATCAAGGTTCTTCCCCGAAAGTTCAGGGTGTTGCCAGTCAACTACCTATGTGAGCCTGAGTGTTTTTACGTCAATGGATTTGAGTTCTGCGAAACAGGTACTTATCTCGAAATCGTTCCCTCCGCTGATGGATGCGACAGCACTGTCCAATTTTCACTCGTAAAAATCCCAGTGAAGGCAGCGGCGCAGGTATCCGACACGCTCACCTGCACGAAAACCGAAGTGCTTTTGACGAGCAACGGCTCGTCGCAAGGCAACACCGTGTTCTACGAATGGCTCAACCCTTCCGGCCAGACCATCAGCACTCAAAGCACTGCCTTGGCTACCGTGCCGGGCGCTCACACGCTTATCGTGACCAATTTCGGAGGTGGCAAGGCTTGCAAAGACTCCGTAATGGTCATGGTGGCTGCCGACACAACCCTGCCACAGGCTAATGCGGGACCTGACATGATGCTGTCGTGCGCCCAAGCACAGATACAATTGCAGGGTGCAGGTTCCGCCGGCCCTCAATACTCCTACCTGTGGGTTGCATCCAATGGCGGCAACATCGTGTCAGGGGGAGCAACTTTGACCCCCATAGTGAATGCTACGGGCCTGTACATTCTGTATGTGACAGATAATGAAAACGGCTGTGTTTCTTTTGATGTAACAAAAGTCACTGCGCAAACCCTCCCCCCGACAGTCAGTGCCCAAGGTGGCTCCCAAACCTGTGTACAGCCAAGCGTCACCTTGCAGGCCACCACCAATGCCGCAAACCCGACTTTCCTTTGGAACGGCCCTGGCGGCTTTACTTCCAATCAGCAAAACCCAACGGTGAATACGCCCGGCAACTACACCATCATCGTCACGGATGGCGCTACGGGCTGCTCCAACTCAGCCGTCGCTATCGTAGTTGATGATGCCCAACTTCCCGGCGCTTCAGCAATCGGCGACACGCTGACTTGCGCCGACACGGATGTCGTCATCAGCGGCAGCTCGCCAGCCTCGAATCCTACTTTCTCATGGTCAGGCCCGAACGGGTTCGCCTCCATGCTGCAAAACCCAACTGTCGGGCTTCCGGGCAACTACATTTTGACCGTAACAGGTTCAAACGGCTGCTCCAGCACCGCTACCGCTGTCGTCTCGCAAAACATCGCCTTTCCGGGTGCTACGCTTAGTGTTACTGGCAATCTGAACTGCAACAATGCCAACACCAATCTGGTCGCCACCAGCAACCCGCCCGCTAGCATCCTCAACTTCACTTGGACCAACCCCGACGGCTCCACCACTAACACGGGCAACAACCCCGCGCTCAATGTCAATCAGCCCGGTGCTTACAGCGTAATGGTCACCAACACCATCAATGGCTGCACCAGCACCGCCACTACTACGGTGATTCAAAATCCGAACGTGACCGCCTCTGCCGCGGGCAACAACGTGTTGTGCAACGGTGCCCAAAACGGCAGCGCGACCGTCACGCCGGGCGGCGGCAACAACACCTACACTTATCTGTGGAACACGGGTGCCAATACGCCTACCATCAACAACCTCGGTGCTGGCACCTACACGGTGACGGTGACCGATGGCGAAAACTGCACGGCCACCGCAACCGTGACGGTCACGCAGCCTACCTTGCTGCTGGCCAATGCCAGCGCCACCCCGCAAACAGGCAACGGAACCATAGACGGCACTGCTACTGCTGCCCCAACAGGCGGCACCCCGACCTACTCGTTCAATTGGAACACAGGTGGTACCACGGCGACCATCACCAACCTTTTGCCGGGCAACTACTCGGTCACCGTGACGGACATCAATGGTTGCACAGCGGTCGCGGTCGTCACCGTGAACGCATTTAATTGCACCATCGCAGCGACCGTGCAATCGCAAAATGTAAGTTGCGCAGGTGCCAATGACGGTTCAGCCACCATTACCGTTACGAACGGCGTTGCGCCTTTCACTTATTCTTGGAGCAATGGGGGAGAGACCAGCACCATAGAAAACCTGGCACCCGGCTCCTATTCCGGCACCGCTACCGATGCTGCGAATTGCCCGACAGAGGTCTTGGTCTTGATAACAGAGCCTGCCCCGCTGCTGGCCAATGCTTCCTCGACCAATGCAACTGGCCCCGGCATCAACGATGGCACCGCTACTGCCGGCTCAACAGGGGGCACACAACCATATTCTTATTTGTGGACAACGGGCGAAACCACTGCAAGTATTGCGAATTTGGCACCGGGAACCTACGGCGTAACGGTTTCTGATGCCAACGGCTGCACCGCTACCGGGTCAGTGGAAGTGATAGCCAGCGAGTGTGGCCTTTCCTCTGATTTTCTGGCTGTTAACCCCTCTTGCAATGGGTTGACGAATGGCCAAATAACTGTGCTTATCACGGGAGGCAACGGGCCATTCTCTTATCTGTGGAGTTCAGGCGGCACCGCTCAGACGGAGAGCAATCTCGGCGAAGGCACATATACGGTCTCCGTCACAGATGCCGAGGGATGCCAAATAACGAGCAGCGTCGCTTTGACACAACCACCTTTGCTCACAATAGTGACGGAAAGCATAACAAACACCGATTGTGCTGGCCTCCCGAAAGGCTCCGCCACCATATCAGCGGAGGGCGGAACGGGCACTATATCAATCGCCTGGAGCAACGGCCAAACCGGGCCTACCGCTATCAACCTCGTAGCGGGCAGTTTTGGGGCAACCGCAACCGACGCAAACGGCTGTACAGCCACCACCTCGGTTACTGTTAATGCAGTGGACACTGAATCGCCAGTGATTGTCGGCGGGCCAGTTGACGTGGCGCTTGGTTCGACTGGCACCGTGACGCTGACCGCGCAACTGCTTGGCGTGACCGCTACCGACAACTGCGCCGTGAGCAGCATCACGATTGCGCCGACCAATTTCAACTGCACTCAATTAGGGCCGCAATCCATCACGGTGACCGCGACGGACGATGCGGGCAACACAAGCACGGCCATCGTGGTAGTCACCATCATTGACAACTCGCCACCAACCACCAGCTGCCCGCCAAGCATAGTCCGTTGCTTTGGCAACAACGTCGTTCAATACGGCGCACCCGTTGCCACCGACAACTGCCTTGGAAATGGCGGCTTCTGGACACTCTCGGCAGGTTTGCCAAGCGGTGCCACCTTCCCCTTGGGCGTGACGACCAACACCTATACATACACGGATGCGGGTGGCAACGCAGGCTCTTGTAGCTTTGAGGTGACGATTCTCAACCAAATAGTGGTCAACGCCGATGTTACGGACGATTTTAACAACCAGAGCGTCGGTGCGATAAACTTGACCGTCACGGGTGGCCTTCCTCCATACACCTATGTCTGGACCAAGAACGGCCAACCGTTCCCGGCCAACACAGAAGACCTGACAAATCTGGGTGCTGGAGAATACGTTGTTGTTGTCACCGATGCCTTTGGCTGCACGATTCAGAGCCAAACCTTTGAAGTGCGCAACACGGTGGATGCCAAAGAGCCGAACTGGGCTTCGGAACTGCTCATCAGGCCGAATCCGACCAGTGGCCATGTATCTATCATTTTCCCCGACGGGGTAAATGACGAAGTGCAACTAACGGTGCTCGACATGACCGGACGGCGCGTTATCCAACAATTCGCCACCGCACCCACACAATTGGATTTGGACTTGTCCAGCCTGCCAAGCGGCGTTTACCCGATTCTGTTGCGCGTCAAAGATGAAATGCTCGCGCGGCGGATTGTGGTAAGCAAATAA